Proteins from one Blattabacterium sp. (Blattella germanica) str. Bge genomic window:
- a CDS encoding UvrD-helicase domain-containing protein, whose protein sequence is MLIPSTLKIYNASAGSGKTFFLVRNYLYVLLNSPYPDEFKRVLALTFTKTASEEMKKRILQCLKEFSNQIVKKEYFSLFDHLAKDLKLTKHQLYERSKKILFSILHDFSSFSKNTSTIDKFTYNIIRSFISNREVNLEMDTNRFLFKIVENLLYRLKNSEKWSNVLVQFSLEKLKKGKNWDIRKELFKIAHLMLEENNFFPIKKIQNYSLEDLIQLKNTLIKRTQKFEKECEKQGEKFFLFLRRTSIQKDSFIHSDLPRLFQKLQMKNIFFNPFNERLEKFIQKGIFYSKSSIQIHQKILIEKNKNKILSLYEETKFLYKKNISYYLLDKLFLKNISLLSIIHEIEKEFHFIKNEKKILLNAELNKILYEKIIQGTFPKIYEKIGMQYKHYFIDEFQDISFLQWNNIRILVENALSERGSAMIVGDPKQSIYRWRGGDAKQFIHLIYSKSKNYNKKLKTLETNFRSYEEIVKFNNFLYQSISKIFHSTTYKNIYQNSKQKIFKKSGGYVEINFISSLENKNYKEYIYSKIKNKIKKLLKQKYVLSDIAILVRNNEEGHFLSEKLVGDGFNVNTSVSLLIKNHLEIQIIINFFYILANPHCYQKRVTLIFMLLKNKFIRTKKKDHDFIMKILFFPLDLFLKKILSKNSLTLNKLYNQSIYNISEEIIEAFGLLNKKNTASIYSFLDFVYRFMKNIGNSIVDFLDYWESKKEKESIIISDHKKAIRVMTIHKSKGLQFPVVLLPFTDWNVFSKNQEGGWMNVSPHLYHGLNTIYLEIKSYLKRIKHDRNIRNFYENYLSNTVFDNINLLYVATTRSIEQLILFSKLENEKSVSFCIKNFLHEKKIWNEKKYKYSFGKEEKNY, encoded by the coding sequence ATGCTTATTCCATCTACATTAAAGATATACAACGCTTCAGCAGGTTCTGGAAAAACCTTTTTCTTGGTAAGAAACTATCTTTATGTTCTATTAAATAGCCCCTATCCTGATGAATTTAAAAGAGTTTTAGCTTTGACTTTTACTAAGACAGCTTCTGAAGAAATGAAAAAACGCATTTTACAATGTCTTAAAGAATTTTCAAATCAAATAGTTAAAAAAGAATATTTTTCTTTATTTGATCATCTTGCAAAAGATTTGAAATTAACAAAACATCAATTGTATGAACGTTCTAAAAAAATATTATTTTCCATTTTACATGATTTTTCTTCTTTTTCTAAAAACACAAGTACAATAGATAAATTCACTTATAATATTATTAGATCTTTTATTTCAAATCGAGAAGTTAACTTAGAAATGGATACCAATAGGTTTTTATTCAAAATTGTAGAAAATTTATTGTATAGATTAAAAAATTCAGAAAAATGGTCAAATGTTTTGGTTCAATTTTCTTTGGAAAAATTAAAAAAAGGAAAAAACTGGGATATCAGAAAAGAACTATTTAAAATAGCTCATCTCATGTTGGAAGAAAATAATTTTTTTCCTATAAAAAAAATTCAAAATTATTCCTTAGAAGATTTAATCCAATTAAAAAATACTTTGATAAAAAGAACTCAAAAATTTGAAAAAGAATGCGAAAAACAAGGAGAAAAGTTTTTTCTTTTTTTAAGAAGAACTTCTATTCAAAAAGATTCATTTATTCATTCAGATTTACCAAGACTTTTCCAAAAATTACAAATGAAAAACATATTTTTTAATCCTTTTAATGAACGTCTTGAAAAATTTATTCAAAAAGGAATATTTTATTCTAAATCTTCTATACAAATTCATCAAAAAATATTGATAGAAAAAAATAAGAATAAGATACTTTCATTATATGAAGAAACAAAATTTCTGTATAAAAAAAATATATCATATTATCTATTGGATAAACTTTTTTTAAAAAACATTAGTCTTTTATCAATAATACATGAAATAGAAAAAGAATTTCATTTTATAAAAAATGAAAAAAAAATTCTTTTAAATGCAGAATTAAACAAAATTCTTTATGAAAAAATTATTCAAGGAACATTTCCTAAAATTTATGAAAAAATAGGAATGCAATACAAACATTATTTCATAGATGAATTTCAAGATATTTCATTTTTACAATGGAATAATATTAGAATTTTAGTTGAAAATGCATTATCTGAAAGAGGGTCCGCTATGATCGTAGGAGATCCGAAACAATCTATCTATAGATGGAGAGGGGGGGATGCAAAGCAATTTATTCATTTAATTTATTCTAAATCAAAAAATTATAATAAAAAATTAAAAACTTTAGAAACAAATTTTCGTAGTTATGAAGAAATTGTGAAGTTTAATAATTTTCTTTATCAATCCATATCTAAAATTTTTCATTCAACTACTTATAAAAATATATATCAAAATTCTAAACAAAAGATATTTAAAAAATCTGGAGGATATGTAGAAATAAATTTTATCAGTAGTTTGGAAAATAAAAACTACAAAGAATATATTTATTCTAAAATAAAAAATAAAATAAAAAAATTATTGAAACAGAAATATGTTTTATCAGACATTGCTATATTAGTTAGAAATAATGAAGAAGGTCATTTTTTATCTGAAAAACTTGTTGGAGATGGTTTTAACGTAAATACTTCTGTTTCTTTATTAATAAAAAATCATTTAGAAATACAAATCATCATAAATTTCTTTTATATTCTTGCCAATCCACATTGTTATCAAAAAAGAGTGACTTTAATTTTTATGTTATTAAAAAATAAATTCATTCGTACTAAAAAAAAAGATCATGATTTTATTATGAAAATTCTTTTTTTTCCATTAGATCTATTTTTAAAAAAAATTCTATCAAAAAATTCATTAACATTAAATAAATTATACAATCAATCCATATACAATATATCAGAAGAAATAATTGAAGCTTTTGGATTATTAAACAAAAAGAATACTGCATCTATCTATTCTTTTTTGGATTTTGTTTATAGATTTATGAAAAATATAGGAAATTCTATTGTAGATTTCCTAGATTACTGGGAATCTAAAAAAGAAAAAGAAAGTATTATTATTTCTGATCATAAAAAAGCTATTCGTGTTATGACTATTCATAAATCTAAAGGATTGCAATTTCCTGTAGTCCTTCTTCCTTTTACTGATTGGAATGTTTTTTCTAAAAATCAAGAAGGAGGATGGATGAATGTAAGTCCTCATTTATATCATGGATTGAATACTATTTATTTAGAAATCAAATCATATTTGAAACGGATCAAACATGATA
- the fbaA gene encoding class II fructose-bisphosphate aldolase: protein MSRKFPFGVATGNLVGEIFEYAKENVFALPAVNVIGSNTINAVMETAVEVNSPVIIQLSNGGAIFNAGKGLNNNKQKAAIKGAIACAMHIHELASSYKATVILHTDHCSKPFLPWIDGLIEANEEYYNRFGKTLFSSHMLDLSQEPLNENISICEKYFERMNKNKMTIEIELGVTGGEEDGIDNSNIENNKLYTQPKEVSYAYDKLIKISRNFIIAASFGNVHGVYRPGNVMLRPEILQKTQEYIREKFHTKRKPVSLVFHGGSGSSKEEIQQSISYGVVKMNVDTDLQYAFTCGVRDYMKKNEEYLKKQIGNPEGEHLPNKKYYDPRVWLREGEKSFKILLKKYFEFMNNVNTL from the coding sequence ATGTCTAGAAAATTTCCTTTTGGAGTAGCCACTGGTAATCTTGTTGGAGAAATATTCGAATACGCTAAGGAAAACGTTTTTGCTCTACCTGCTGTAAATGTTATTGGATCTAATACTATAAATGCAGTAATGGAAACCGCTGTAGAAGTTAATTCTCCTGTTATTATTCAATTGTCTAATGGAGGTGCTATTTTCAATGCGGGAAAGGGATTAAATAATAACAAACAAAAGGCGGCAATCAAAGGAGCTATAGCTTGTGCTATGCATATTCATGAATTAGCCTCATCTTATAAAGCAACAGTTATTCTTCATACAGATCATTGCTCTAAACCCTTTCTTCCATGGATAGATGGATTGATAGAAGCTAATGAAGAATATTATAATCGTTTTGGAAAAACGTTGTTCAGTTCACACATGTTAGATCTTTCTCAGGAACCCTTAAACGAAAACATTAGTATTTGTGAAAAATATTTTGAAAGAATGAATAAAAACAAGATGACCATTGAAATAGAATTGGGGGTAACGGGAGGGGAAGAAGACGGAATAGATAATTCAAACATAGAAAATAACAAACTATATACTCAGCCAAAAGAAGTTAGTTATGCTTATGATAAATTGATTAAAATCAGCCGTAATTTTATCATAGCAGCTTCTTTTGGAAATGTACACGGAGTTTATAGACCTGGAAATGTGATGCTTCGTCCTGAAATATTACAAAAAACACAAGAGTACATTAGAGAAAAATTTCATACAAAAAGAAAACCAGTTTCTTTAGTTTTTCATGGAGGATCAGGATCTTCTAAAGAAGAAATACAACAATCTATTAGTTATGGAGTTGTTAAAATGAATGTTGACACCGATTTGCAATATGCTTTTACTTGTGGAGTTCGGGATTATATGAAAAAAAATGAGGAATATTTAAAAAAGCAAATAGGAAATCCAGAAGGAGAACATCTTCCAAATAAAAAATATTATGATCCTAGAGTCTGGTTAAGAGAAGGAGAAAAATCTTTTAAAATTCTTCTAAAAAAATATTTCGAATTCATGAATAATGTTAATACTTTATAA
- the accD gene encoding acetyl-CoA carboxylase, carboxyltransferase subunit beta codes for MAWFLRKKKNILTSIDDRKDLPKGLWHRTPSGKIIDTEVLKKNAYVSPEDGYHVRIHSKEYFEILFDNGHFYEMNIKMISKDPIKWKDYKKYTDRIQEARKKTNLYDAIRTGIGKIKGIDVVISCMDFSFIGGSMGSVVGEKISRAIRCCIEKKFPYILISKSGGARIMESSFSLMQMAKTIARLTQLRDARIPYISVLTDPTTGGVTASYALLGDINIAEPGALIGFAGPRVIRETIGKDLPEGFQTAEFLMDHGFIDLISSRTELKKNIFNLVSMMM; via the coding sequence ATGGCTTGGTTTTTGAGAAAAAAAAAGAATATTCTAACGTCTATCGACGATAGAAAAGATTTACCGAAAGGGTTATGGCACAGAACCCCTAGCGGAAAAATTATCGATACAGAAGTTTTAAAAAAAAATGCTTATGTAAGTCCAGAAGATGGATATCATGTCAGAATTCATAGTAAAGAATATTTTGAAATTCTTTTTGATAATGGTCATTTTTATGAAATGAATATCAAGATGATTAGTAAAGATCCTATAAAGTGGAAAGATTATAAAAAATATACAGATAGAATTCAAGAAGCTAGAAAAAAAACAAATTTATATGATGCTATTAGAACAGGAATAGGAAAAATAAAAGGAATTGATGTGGTGATATCTTGTATGGATTTTTCATTTATAGGAGGATCTATGGGGTCCGTGGTAGGAGAAAAAATCTCTAGAGCAATAAGATGTTGTATAGAAAAAAAATTTCCATATATCTTAATTTCTAAATCTGGTGGAGCAAGAATAATGGAATCTTCTTTTTCATTAATGCAAATGGCTAAAACAATCGCAAGGTTAACTCAATTGCGTGATGCTAGAATCCCTTACATATCTGTTTTAACAGATCCAACTACAGGTGGGGTTACCGCTTCTTACGCTTTACTTGGAGATATCAATATAGCTGAACCAGGCGCACTTATTGGATTTGCTGGGCCACGAGTAATTAGAGAGACAATTGGAAAAGATCTTCCAGAAGGATTTCAAACAGCAGAATTTCTTATGGATCACGGTTTCATAGATTTAATCTCTTCTAGAACTGAACTAAAGAAAAATATATTTAATTTAGTTTCTATGATGATGTGA
- the guaA gene encoding glutamine-hydrolyzing GMP synthase gives MKKDLIFILDFGSQYSHMIARRIRDIGVYTLLCNYETSISHILSKKPKGIILSGGPFSVYDNGSPLISKNIFQLDIPILGICYGMQLISFLFGGKIEKSKSKEYGKSYFMIDHSNNNLFDGIPKKSIVWMSHFDEIKEIPKKFKIIGHTSSCPIAAFSHLDKQIYAVQFHPEVKNTEFGISILKNFVFHICKCIPNWKLNNFIQNTIDKIKKRVDKKKVVLGFSGGVDSFVTAYIIHKAIGSSLNCIFVDTGLLLKKERERISLLCKKMNLPIQIIDAKNRFLSRLTGVIDPEMKRKIIGEEFISVFQKESEKIQDVEFLAQGTIYSDIIESSSNKNQLSDSIKSHHNVGGLPHPTFMKLKLIEPLKELFKDEVRKIGKKLGLPKDILYRHPFPGPGFSIRIIGEVNEKKISILKKAENILLQELKNYNIYNSVNQAFIILLPVKSVGVMGDKRTYEYAAVLRVTNTEDFMTATFSHLSYDFLEKVSNRIINEVDGINRMVYDITSKPPSTIEWE, from the coding sequence ATGAAAAAAGACTTGATTTTTATATTAGATTTTGGTTCTCAATATAGTCATATGATTGCAAGAAGAATTCGAGATATAGGAGTATATACTTTGTTATGTAATTATGAAACTTCTATTTCCCATATTTTATCAAAAAAACCTAAGGGAATTATTTTGTCTGGAGGTCCTTTTTCTGTTTATGATAATGGTTCTCCATTAATATCTAAAAATATTTTTCAATTAGATATCCCTATACTTGGAATTTGTTATGGGATGCAGCTGATTTCTTTTCTTTTTGGAGGAAAAATAGAAAAATCTAAATCTAAAGAATATGGAAAGTCCTACTTTATGATAGATCATTCAAATAACAATTTATTTGATGGAATTCCAAAAAAATCCATTGTTTGGATGAGTCATTTTGATGAAATCAAAGAAATTCCAAAAAAATTTAAAATTATTGGACATACTTCATCTTGTCCTATTGCAGCTTTCAGTCATCTCGATAAACAAATTTATGCCGTTCAATTTCATCCAGAAGTCAAAAATACAGAATTCGGAATATCTATATTGAAAAATTTTGTTTTTCATATTTGCAAGTGCATTCCTAATTGGAAATTAAACAATTTTATACAAAATACAATTGATAAAATCAAAAAACGTGTAGACAAAAAAAAAGTGGTACTAGGTTTTTCTGGAGGAGTAGATTCTTTTGTTACCGCTTATATCATTCATAAAGCTATTGGAAGTTCTTTGAATTGTATTTTTGTAGATACAGGATTACTTCTAAAAAAAGAAAGAGAAAGAATATCTCTTCTATGTAAAAAAATGAATTTACCTATTCAAATAATAGATGCTAAAAATCGTTTTTTATCTAGATTAACTGGAGTTATTGATCCTGAAATGAAAAGAAAAATTATAGGGGAAGAATTTATTTCTGTATTTCAAAAAGAATCAGAAAAAATTCAAGATGTTGAATTTTTAGCACAAGGGACTATTTATTCGGATATTATTGAATCTTCTTCAAATAAAAATCAATTAAGTGATTCTATAAAATCTCATCATAATGTAGGAGGATTACCTCACCCTACATTCATGAAATTGAAACTGATTGAACCATTAAAAGAATTATTTAAAGATGAAGTCAGGAAAATAGGAAAAAAACTAGGACTTCCAAAAGATATTTTATATCGTCATCCATTTCCTGGACCTGGATTCAGCATTCGAATTATTGGAGAAGTAAATGAAAAGAAAATTTCCATATTAAAAAAAGCAGAAAATATTCTTCTGCAAGAATTAAAAAATTATAATATTTACAATTCTGTAAATCAAGCGTTTATAATTTTATTACCTGTTAAATCTGTAGGAGTCATGGGGGATAAACGAACCTATGAATATGCAGCCGTATTGCGTGTAACTAATACAGAGGATTTTATGACTGCTACTTTTTCACATTTATCTTACGATTTTTTAGAAAAAGTTTCAAATAGAATAATTAATGAAGTCGATGGAATTAATAGAATGGTATATGATATAACTTCTAAACCCCCATCTACTATTGAATGGGAATAG
- the purD gene encoding phosphoribosylamine--glycine ligase: MKILILGGGGREHAIGKKLLEDNSSINLYFYPGNGGTGIIGKNIENHHTLLELGFFAKKNAVDLTIVGSEIFLIEGIVDIFNNFGLKIIGPHYSAAQLEGNRIFAKSFMKKYGIRTPKYDIFYCYKKAINFLEQCHETVVIKTNGVAAGKGVILAHNQNEAKKALKTIMIEKKFGKSGNQIIIEKFLKGKEASIISIFNGKNIIPFLSALDYKKIGENETGMNTGGMGAIVPNPYMTNSIWIDFKKNILEPTLEGLISEKLTFFGFLYFGLMITSNKVYLLEYNTRIGDPEAQTLFPLMKSNFLDIIQSFFIHKKISIDWEKLCSCCVVLSSKGYPEKYKSGQMIIGLDSLQEPFYIAGAKKKQEKWMTSSGRVLNIVGVGNTIQVAKKQAYDKVKKIQFEDLYFRKDIGLY, from the coding sequence ATGAAAATTTTAATTCTTGGAGGAGGTGGACGTGAACATGCCATTGGAAAAAAATTATTGGAAGATAATAGTTCTATCAATCTTTATTTTTATCCTGGAAATGGAGGAACGGGAATAATAGGAAAAAATATTGAAAATCATCACACTCTATTAGAATTAGGTTTTTTTGCTAAAAAAAATGCAGTAGATCTAACTATTGTAGGATCCGAAATTTTCCTGATAGAAGGAATTGTAGATATTTTTAATAATTTTGGATTAAAAATAATAGGGCCACATTATTCAGCTGCTCAACTTGAAGGAAATCGTATTTTCGCTAAATCTTTTATGAAAAAATACGGAATTAGAACTCCTAAATATGATATTTTTTATTGTTATAAGAAAGCTATCAATTTTTTAGAACAATGCCATGAGACTGTGGTTATTAAAACAAATGGAGTAGCTGCAGGAAAAGGAGTTATTTTGGCTCACAATCAAAATGAAGCTAAAAAAGCTTTAAAAACTATTATGATAGAAAAAAAATTTGGAAAATCTGGAAATCAAATTATCATAGAAAAATTCTTGAAAGGAAAAGAGGCTTCTATTATATCAATTTTCAATGGAAAAAATATCATTCCTTTTTTATCTGCTTTAGATTATAAAAAAATTGGAGAAAATGAAACAGGAATGAACACAGGAGGAATGGGCGCTATTGTCCCGAATCCATATATGACGAATTCTATTTGGATCGATTTTAAAAAAAACATATTAGAGCCTACTTTAGAAGGATTAATTTCAGAAAAATTAACTTTTTTTGGATTTTTATATTTCGGATTAATGATCACTTCTAATAAAGTTTATTTATTAGAATACAATACTCGTATAGGAGATCCTGAAGCTCAAACTTTATTTCCATTAATGAAAAGTAATTTTTTAGATATTATTCAATCTTTTTTTATTCATAAAAAAATATCTATTGATTGGGAAAAATTATGTTCTTGTTGTGTTGTTTTATCTTCTAAAGGATATCCTGAAAAATACAAAAGTGGACAAATGATAATAGGATTAGATTCATTGCAAGAACCTTTTTATATTGCTGGAGCAAAAAAAAAACAAGAAAAATGGATGACATCAAGTGGACGCGTTCTCAATATAGTAGGAGTAGGAAATACAATTCAAGTAGCCAAAAAACAAGCTTACGATAAAGTAAAAAAAATACAATTCGAAGATTTGTATTTTCGAAAAGACATAGGTTTATATTAA
- the purH gene encoding bifunctional phosphoribosylaminoimidazolecarboxamide formyltransferase/IMP cyclohydrolase, translating into MKRALISVYEKNEKLFNFASFLDQKGYQIISTGGTYQYLIKNGLSNVIEISDVTDFPEILDGRVKTIHPNIYGGILANRSIEKHIQSIRFHNIHLIDIVLVNFYPFLKKMHKESHVNSLVELIDIGGPSMLRAAAKNFLHVTAIIDENDYELVQNEIVHYGFPSLKLRKKLAGKVFNFTSSYDSAISQYLLMDDMDEKFPIYLHSSYKKEMNLRYGENPHQKAAYYINTIHHGAMRNFNQLHGKKLSFNNLRDMDIAWKVVSQFSEPACCTVKHSTPCGVALGKNIIEAFQKTYYADTISSFGGIMAVNVPITKELAKEINHIFLEVVLSPSYETDVLNILKIKKNLRIISINEPISDKLEYVQIDGGILVQETDYFFSHEENYKIVTQKKFTDQELKSLFFAQKVVKYVKSNAIVVAKETQTLGISGGQTNRIWAARQAIERALEKSKEGLVLVSDAFFPFRDVVDEAARSGGICAILQPGGSIRDEESVKACNDYGIAMAFTGKRHFKH; encoded by the coding sequence ATGAAAAGAGCTTTGATTAGTGTTTATGAAAAAAATGAAAAACTATTTAATTTCGCTAGTTTTTTAGATCAAAAAGGATACCAAATAATTTCTACTGGTGGGACTTACCAATATTTAATAAAAAACGGTTTGTCTAATGTGATAGAAATATCGGATGTGACTGATTTTCCTGAAATTTTAGATGGAAGAGTGAAAACCATTCATCCTAATATATATGGAGGAATTCTAGCAAATCGTTCTATTGAGAAACACATTCAATCGATTCGTTTTCACAATATTCATTTGATTGATATTGTGTTGGTTAATTTTTATCCATTTTTAAAAAAAATGCATAAAGAATCTCATGTCAATTCTTTGGTTGAACTTATTGATATAGGAGGACCTTCTATGCTTCGCGCAGCTGCTAAAAATTTTTTACATGTCACTGCTATTATAGATGAGAATGACTATGAATTAGTACAAAATGAAATAGTACATTATGGATTTCCTTCATTAAAATTGAGAAAAAAATTAGCTGGAAAAGTATTTAATTTTACTTCTTCTTATGATTCTGCTATTTCTCAATATCTTTTGATGGATGATATGGATGAAAAGTTTCCTATTTATTTACATTCTTCTTACAAAAAGGAAATGAATCTACGTTATGGAGAAAATCCTCATCAGAAAGCTGCTTATTACATTAATACGATACACCATGGTGCTATGCGAAATTTTAATCAATTGCATGGAAAAAAATTGTCGTTTAATAACTTACGAGATATGGATATAGCTTGGAAAGTTGTTTCTCAATTTTCAGAACCAGCTTGTTGTACAGTCAAACATTCCACTCCTTGTGGAGTTGCGTTAGGAAAGAACATTATTGAAGCTTTTCAAAAAACTTATTATGCTGATACTATTTCGTCTTTTGGAGGAATAATGGCTGTTAATGTTCCAATAACAAAAGAATTGGCAAAAGAAATTAATCACATTTTTCTAGAAGTTGTTCTTTCCCCTAGTTACGAAACAGACGTATTGAATATTTTAAAAATAAAAAAAAATCTTAGAATTATTAGTATCAATGAACCTATTTCTGATAAATTAGAATATGTTCAAATAGATGGAGGAATCTTAGTGCAAGAAACAGATTATTTTTTTTCTCATGAGGAGAATTATAAAATAGTTACTCAAAAAAAATTTACGGATCAAGAACTAAAATCTTTATTTTTTGCCCAAAAAGTAGTAAAATACGTTAAATCTAATGCTATTGTTGTAGCTAAAGAAACGCAAACTTTAGGAATTTCTGGAGGACAAACTAATAGAATTTGGGCTGCGCGTCAAGCTATAGAAAGAGCTTTAGAAAAAAGTAAAGAAGGACTAGTTCTTGTATCTGATGCTTTTTTTCCTTTTCGTGATGTTGTAGATGAAGCCGCTCGTTCAGGTGGAATATGTGCTATTCTCCAACCAGGAGGATCTATACGAGACGAAGAATCTGTAAAAGCTTGTAATGATTATGGAATAGCTATGGCTTTCACTGGAAAAAGACATTTTAAACATTAA
- a CDS encoding formyltransferase family protein codes for MKKIAILVSGKGSNMQYILQAIQNRILSGFRVNLVISDRCCSAIQYALKKNITAISLEKTDKKFISRKINNILVKDIPYIIVLAGFLSILDAEFCEKWFGKVINIHPSLLPKYGGKGMYGMNVHQAVIKNKEKISGATVHYVTKDVDAGDIILKKSCKISSKETPMSLSQKVSLIEREILIQSIKNL; via the coding sequence ATGAAAAAGATAGCTATTTTAGTTTCTGGGAAAGGAAGCAATATGCAGTATATTTTACAAGCAATTCAAAACAGGATACTTTCTGGATTTAGAGTCAATTTAGTTATTTCTGATAGATGTTGTAGTGCGATTCAGTATGCATTAAAAAAGAATATAACAGCCATATCTTTAGAAAAGACTGATAAAAAATTTATTTCTAGAAAAATAAACAATATACTTGTAAAAGATATTCCGTATATTATAGTTCTCGCTGGATTTCTTTCTATACTTGATGCAGAATTTTGTGAAAAATGGTTCGGAAAAGTTATTAATATTCATCCTTCTCTTTTGCCAAAATATGGAGGAAAAGGAATGTACGGAATGAATGTCCATCAAGCAGTTATTAAAAATAAGGAAAAAATATCGGGAGCCACAGTTCATTATGTGACAAAAGACGTGGATGCGGGAGATATTATTTTGAAAAAATCATGTAAAATTTCTTCAAAGGAAACTCCAATGTCTTTATCACAAAAAGTTTCTCTTATAGAAAGAGAGATATTAATTCAATCTATCAAAAATCTTTAA
- the purM gene encoding phosphoribosylformylglycinamidine cyclo-ligase, which yields MKESDITICKINKILKKTYNRNVMSTLDHFSGFYKIYECGYKEPVLVSGVDGVGTKLRLAIDYKKYSLIGEDCFAMCANDVLCHGAIPLFFLDYLACGKLDSTIVEKIIQGIAISCKKTNTCLIGGETAEMPGIYQENDYDIAGFCVGIVEKDHLIDGKKFIQEGDILIGIPSSGVHSNGFSLIRNIFSTEDFVKSFQEKPFYETLLIPTRIYHFPIHILLKEFMIHGLAHITGGGISDNLSRILPENLSAIVEKEKIPIQPVFNYIQNKGNLLDEEMWNTFNMGVGMIIIASFKEEDSILDKLRFLGEKPFVFGCIVKGNKRVFLK from the coding sequence ATGAAAGAAAGCGACATCACCATATGCAAAATTAATAAAATTTTAAAAAAAACTTATAACAGAAATGTTATGAGTACATTAGATCATTTTTCTGGATTTTATAAAATATATGAATGTGGATATAAGGAACCTGTTTTAGTATCTGGAGTAGATGGAGTTGGCACAAAATTACGTTTAGCTATTGATTACAAAAAATATTCTTTAATTGGAGAAGATTGTTTTGCAATGTGTGCAAATGACGTTTTATGTCATGGTGCTATTCCTTTATTTTTTTTAGATTATTTAGCTTGTGGAAAACTGGATTCTACTATTGTAGAAAAAATAATACAAGGAATAGCTATTTCTTGTAAAAAAACTAATACCTGTCTTATTGGAGGAGAAACGGCAGAAATGCCTGGAATTTATCAGGAAAATGATTATGATATTGCAGGATTCTGTGTCGGAATTGTAGAAAAAGATCACCTTATAGATGGTAAAAAATTTATTCAGGAGGGTGATATTTTAATAGGGATCCCTTCATCTGGAGTTCATAGTAACGGTTTTTCTTTAATCAGAAATATTTTTTCTACAGAAGATTTTGTGAAATCTTTTCAAGAAAAGCCGTTTTATGAAACTCTTTTAATACCAACTAGAATTTATCATTTTCCTATTCATATTTTATTGAAAGAATTTATGATTCACGGATTAGCTCATATTACTGGAGGAGGAATATCAGATAATTTATCTAGAATTCTGCCAGAAAACTTATCAGCTATAGTCGAAAAAGAAAAAATTCCTATTCAACCTGTTTTCAATTATATTCAAAATAAAGGAAATTTATTAGATGAAGAAATGTGGAATACTTTTAATATGGGAGTAGGGATGATTATCATAGCTTCTTTTAAAGAAGAAGATTCTATTTTAGATAAACTCCGATTTTTAGGAGAAAAACCTTTTGTCTTTGGCTGTATTGTAAAAGGAAATAAAAGAGTATTTTTGAAATAA